The window TTTTTAACTTTGTCCCGTGCGTAATAGGAAAAAGTGTGATCCCCGTCTGACAGCAACGCCGTGGGAACCGCTTTTCCCGAATAGGTCTTTTCTGTCCCGGCATCAAAGGCATAGCTCAGTTTTTGAACGCCGGAACGGTTATCCGTGCTGGTCAATTCCAAATAGGCTCGCGGAGACAAAATGTCACCTTTGTGAATATTTTTTACTGTGTGATTTGTGGTTGGCGGCGTCAAATCGAGATCAAACAGATAAGTGATCGCTTTTTCGGCGTTGCCGACATGGTCCACCGCATAATAGCGCAGATTGTACGCGCCTTCCTTATCAATCGTCAGCGCTGCCGAATAAGGAGAAAAAGGAGCGCCATTGATGGAATAGTATGTCTCCTTGACGCCGGAATTGTTATCCGAAGATTCCATCCGAATAGACACCGGTTCGCCGTAAATCGTGATCTGTCCGTCCTTGATTTTTGGCGCGTCCGTGATAAATCTTTTCGATACCGGACTGCTTTCGTCCACGTAAATGTAAAAGATGCGATCCGGCTCCAGTAGCGCCTCGGGATTGGTGCCCTTTTCCTTCCAAAATTTCGCGCTGGGATGAATCACACTGTGCTTGCCTTCATTTTCCATAAAAAAAGGCAACGCCATCACCGGTTTTCCTGCTTTGGCGGCGTCTTTGTAACTTTTTTCGCTGTAAAGCAGATGCGACGGCGCGGAATCATCCGCTGAAGTCGAAAGTTTTAAATAGAGCGGCATTGTGTGACTGGGAAGATAAACATGATGTTCCGGAGAAACATACACTGTCTTTTCATGTTTCAACGGCGGAGACAGAGTTTGCTGCGCAAAAAGAGAGCCAAAGAAAAGCAGAACAACGAGTAACGCACAACCTGACAAAATTTTGATTTTCACTGATTACCCCTCCTTCTCGTTATGCTTCAGTTATTTTGACGCGAATAGTTTAGTTCGACAAAAACCGATTTCATATCTTTTCGTATTATTTTACACAAATGTAACATTTTATTTTTTAAATGTCAAGATTTTTTTCTTCTTATTTTATTTTATTATTTTTAGTGTTTAAATTCAAAAAGTTATTTTCTTAATAATATTAGCATTAACTTGTTTTTATGCATAACTAATCCAAAAGCAAGATGATGCTATCCTCTCCACAATTAATTATCTTAAACCATTTAGGTTATGCTCTTATTACGGACAATTAATTATAAAAACAGAAAGTTAATTCACACGATAATTAGTATTTTTCCCTGTTCCAATTTTCCAATTGGCTAATAAAATTCGTTTCCATTTCTTAAGAAATAATGATTTGCAAAGTTGACTGGCTTAACTGACTGTTATTTTGCCTATTGTTGCGCTCATAATTTTTCACTTATTCTCCCGATGCTTCCTTCAATATCATAGTTAATAACGATTTTGTAATTCGGCGCATTCATAATAATCATCAATTAGTCGCTTGATCTCAAATTATTAGGGAACCTGTTGACCTCTGAATTCGTTTCTTGAAAGAAAATAGCCAGGACTTTTGACGGGAGAGGAAAATGATTGAAACAGACATTCCGGGATTCGGAAAAATTTCACTCAAATACGCGGTTTTCGACTACAACGGAACTCTGGCGATCGACGGCGAATTATTGCCGGGCGTAAAGGACAAACTTAGCGGCTTGAGTTCGCAAATCGCTGTGCACATTTTAACTGCCGACACCTTCGGTAAAGCGGCGGCGCAATTAGCCGACTTGCCCGTCACGTTGCACATTTTGCAAGGGAAAAATGAAGCGTTTCAAAAATTGGATTACATCAATTCGCTGGGAGCCGACAGGGTAGTCACATTCGGCAACGGCAATAACGACAGACTCATGCTTGCGGCGGCCGCGCTGGGGATTATTGTGATGGAAAACGAAGGCTGTTCAATGAGATCGCTTCAGGCGGCAAATATCGGTGTTCGTTCTATTTTGGACGGGATCGATCTGTTGCTGCAGCCCATGCGATTGAAAGCCACGCTGCGATTTTGACTCACTGTGGCCGAGAAATTCCAGTTCATTTCGCAATTTCTGCGATGACGACCTTTTCCACTTCCGCCGGCACTTTGAATTTTGTCATCGGCAGTACAGCGATGCGGACGCCGTCGAAATGGCGGTAATCGATGCGAAAAATTTTTTCCTTTGCATCATACTTTTTAGCAACAATATCATCTTCAAACAGCGAAACGCCAAGCTCCATCTCTTTTTTGTCAAATCTAAAAATCTTACCTTCCAGATACAATTTGTGCTTGCCCTGGTAAATCAATGGGATTTTTTTGCCTGATTGCGCCAGATCATCGAGATGTTTTGTCATTGCCTCTCCTTCCGTCTGTTTTGCGGAACGAGTTGATTGCATTTGTTTGTGGATCCTTTTTTTCATTTTTGCAAATTCTTCGGGATTAAAGAGTCGGGTGAGAAAAATGATATGCAGATTTTTGTTTAGAACAATATTTCGCGTTACGCCGCCGCGGGCGAAGCGTTCAAAAATTTTTCCGTCAATATCCAGCGCCACGGGGTAAGTCATCCCGATTTCTTTGCGCGCCTTTTCTGCGACATCCTTTTTTTCTTTGTAATTGACGCCAATGACCATCACTTTTTTGTTTTTCAAAGGCTGCCAGATTTCGCTCTCTAAATGCGGAATTTCCTTGCGGCACACGACGCACCACGAAGCGAAAAAATTGAGCACAATGACGTCGGCATCGATTTGTGACAATTTCTTGCTCGTCCCATCCAAAAAAGTGAGCGTAAAATCATCGACACGATCGCCGACCTTGACGATGTAGCCGCGCGCGTCCGGTTTGGGCGCATCCTGGCACGCCGCAGAAAATTGAAACAGCACAATTCCCATTAAAATTAATTTCGCCGTAAAAGTTCTCATAACTGTTCCTCAAAAATAATCGATTCAATTCAGTGAATAATAAAAAATTGTGAGTGAAAAAGCAAGAAGTTTTTTGTTTCAATGTAAAAAGCGGGTGTGCGCCAACTTTTAGTTTGGGGTACACCTCATAGCCGTCAGTTTAAGTGATTTTGAATTATTGTTTCGTTCAGAATTGTCAATTAGCAGTTCGCAATTGACAATTAATCGTAGTAATTTGTTTTAACAGCTAATTTCTAAACTAATTTAATTGTGATTAGTTAATTGAGAACTGTCAATTGACAATGTGGAAACCAATTTTTCCCTTAAGCCGAGGGCAATGAGGTACACCTGTTTTCGAAAAAATCCTCTGTGCGCGCTGCGGCAAACCACAGCGCTTCCGATAATTTTGAATTTATCAAAATTCTCCTTGACAAAAAGGTAGATTTGCCCTATCTTTAGGCTTTGAATTTTTCTGTTGCGCAGATTCTGATAACTGAAAACAAATCTCAGGAGCAAAAGATGCAAGCCGCGATCATGGTTGCCGGAAAAAGCACGCGCACTTATCCTTTGACACTCACTCGTCCCAAGCCATTGCTGCCGGTCGCGAATAAGACAATTGTGGAACACATTTTGGAACAATTGCATGGGCTGGTTGAAGAAGTGATTCTCATCGTCGGCTACAAAAAAGAGATGATTGAGGAGCACATCGGCCCCGAGTGGCGCGGCATTAAAATCAGCTATTGCGAGCAAAAAGAGCAAAAGGGCACGGGACACGCCGTGTTGCAGACAGCGTCTTTCATCCAGGATCGATTTATCGTACTGAACGGCGACGATATTTACGCCCAAGAAGACATCGAAGCACTCACAAAATACGAGTACGCAGCGCTGGCGCGCTGGGAAGAAGACCCCTCGCAATACGGCGTTTTTGAGGTGGATGAAAACAATCGCGTGCTGAATTTGGTGGAAAAACCCAGAAAATTCATCGGCAACCTCACCAACGTCGGCGCCTACGTTTTCGACCGCTCAATTTTCGATTACATCGAAAAAACGCCAGTCAGCGAGCGCGGA is drawn from Calditrichota bacterium and contains these coding sequences:
- a CDS encoding ATPase P, whose product is MIETDIPGFGKISLKYAVFDYNGTLAIDGELLPGVKDKLSGLSSQIAVHILTADTFGKAAAQLADLPVTLHILQGKNEAFQKLDYINSLGADRVVTFGNGNNDRLMLAAAALGIIVMENEGCSMRSLQAANIGVRSILDGIDLLLQPMRLKATLRF
- a CDS encoding TlpA family protein disulfide reductase translates to MGIVLFQFSAACQDAPKPDARGYIVKVGDRVDDFTLTFLDGTSKKLSQIDADVIVLNFFASWCVVCRKEIPHLESEIWQPLKNKKVMVIGVNYKEKKDVAEKARKEIGMTYPVALDIDGKIFERFARGGVTRNIVLNKNLHIIFLTRLFNPEEFAKMKKRIHKQMQSTRSAKQTEGEAMTKHLDDLAQSGKKIPLIYQGKHKLYLEGKIFRFDKKEMELGVSLFEDDIVAKKYDAKEKIFRIDYRHFDGVRIAVLPMTKFKVPAEVEKVVIAEIAK